The DNA window GATGGACTTGGGTAATAATCAAGATCAGATTTTATTGAGAAATCCCTGACCCCTGAATTTAATCTTACCTGAAATTCTTCCTGCCCACCATTTAATTGAAAATTATAATCATTATATATCATTGAAAAATTGGCAAATAGGTTCTCTTTGAGAATGTGATTCCAGCGAAGTGTACTTGTCGCATTTCCATATGGCAATTCAACCGAAAATGCCCTCTCTCCACTTTTAAATTTAAACACATCTCTACCAAAGTATCCACTTAAATATAACCGATCTTTTTTAGAAAAACGAAAATTAATTTTAGTATTCAAATCATAGAAATAATAATTTGTACCGGCAAAATTAGTTTGATTAATAAACGGTTGTGCCAGATCCAGTGCATATGTTCTTCTGGCCGATAAAATAAATGAGCTTTTGTGTTTTCGAACAGGTCCTTGGGCTGTTATCCTCGAAGATATTAATCCAACACCTCCATCAATGCTATAGTATTCATCATTTCCTTCTTTCATTTGAACATCAATAACACTGGATATTCGACTTCCATATTCTGCTGGCATACTTCCTTTTATTAACCGAGTATTTCTAATTGCATCAGAATTAAAAACACTAAAAAAGCCAAGCAAGTGACCAGTATTATAAACCACAGCTTCATCTAACAATACAAGATTTTGATCAGGCCCTCCTCCCCTTACATATAATCCCGCAGTGCCTTCAGTGGCAGAGGAGACCCCAGGCAAAAGTTGTAGTGCCTTAAGCGCATCAATTTCCCCTAACAATGCAGGGAGTCTTTTGATACTTTCTACACTGAGATCAATTGTCCCCATCTCATTACTTTCCAAATTTTTCTTAAGTTCATCAGAGGTGATTACAATTTCATCCATCAATACACCTTCACTAAGTTTTATTTGGATAGTTGTATCAGATCTTAATTCAAGTGCTAGATCAATATTATTATATCCCGTATATGAAATTACAAGATCATAAAACCCCTCATTCAAAGTAATGGAATAGAAGCCATAATTATTTGACACAGTTCCAACTGCAGGATTTTTTTTTAAGTACACATTTGCTCCGACTAGTGATTCTCCTGTTGACTTCTCCGTTAAGTACCCATTTATTGTAAACTTTTTTTGAGCTTGAGAAGCTGAAATTAAAGTTAAAAAAAAAGTGAGGCAAATTATAAAACGCATGCAAATGACAATATGGTTAATAAACCAAATTTTATACGGAATGTTTAAGAATCACTGGTCTTAGCTTGTAGTTTTTATCTTTCAATAATTTAAGCATCCCAAATTGACCATCAAAATGCGATGCCCCTACAGAAGCAAATACGCTGCCTCTCTTCAACAAATCATCTAAAGCATTTACCATTGTTTGATTTCTCTCATATAAAAATGGTTTTCGCAACTTACCCAAGCGTCTCTTAGTTGATTGGTATATTTTTGGAGTCTCTTGAAGATTATATAGTTCTAATAATTTTGTCAATTGTCTTCTCCACAATTTAATATTCCTGAGAGCTTTATCTAACATTTTGAATTGTTCCAGAATGGTCATCTTTAGTAAATGATCAAAATGATAATTTATATCTTCCAGCCCGGACATTTCTTTTCCTATCCCCTTAGAATAATCCCATATTAACTCATCAAAATTGGAAGACTCCAAATTGCTTTGGGTTATCTTTAATGACAACAAATTCAAGAGAATTATTGGATTTAAATGACAGTGGTCTTGCAAGGAAAAGCCCAGACTTTTTTGTATCAATAACTCATACTTCTTTATCTTGGAAAAAGACCAATAATCTTGATATGAATTACCTGAAGGTAGAGAAAAGTATTTTGGATTTAAATTTTGATGAACCTCATCAAGGTGAATTTCAGTAGCAACAATATCTACACCTTTTATGTATGGCTCTAAACTGGCAAGAAGAGAATGTACAAATTCAGTATTAATGTGAATTGAACCAAACAAATAACCTGAACCTGAATTACCATTATTAAACTCCCAAAGTAAGGAGCACTGACGCACCATAATTTAAATATGAGGACTCTGCAAAGTCCTTTAAAAATTACTCAATTTCAATTGGCAGTAAATGATTCTCTTTTATTATTGAAAGGTTCATAAGGGTTTTAAGCCTTTCAACTTCTTCAATTTGAGACAATTTCTTAAAAAGCAAGGCTTCATAACTCTGCATATCCTTACAAACTACCTTCATTAATATGTCGGCATCTCCTGTTATTACAAAACATTCAATAATCTCATTAATACTCTTTATGCGTTCAATAAAGCTTGCTAGAGCATTTTCTTTACTCCACTTTACATTAACCAAAACAAATGTACTAATGGACAAATCAACTTTCTGGGGATTGATCTTTGCATGATAACTCTCAATAACGCCAGTCTGCTCCAACTTTTTCACCCTCTCGAGTGTCGGAGCTGGGGACAATCCAATTTTCTTTGAAAGCTCTAGATTGGTAATTTTACTATTTTCCTGAAGTAAATTAAGAATCTTTACGTCTATTTTATCAAGTTTTTCAACCATTGTAATAATCTTTAGAATATTTCACTGAAATCATCTTATTAACGATGCTAAAGTAGAATATTATTTTGAAAAACCTCTTAATTAAAGAAATATTAACAATTAACTATGGTTTTTTCAAATATTATGTTGGCAGTGAATTAGGAAGCTATAACAATGAAAATCTCTAAGGAAATATACCAAGATTGGCATAATCGTTTGAAATCTTCTCGAGCGCCACAACAAAGGCTGCATTTCTTAAACTACCAATGTCCTGTCTCGTACTATAAACTTCCCAAATTTGTTGAAAAGAGGTAACCATGGTCTCCTCTAATCCAGACCTGACCAAATCTATTTCATCAGCGCCATGTGTAAGAAATTGCTTTTCTTTGGCACTTATGGTCTTTCCAGATAAATTCTCAACGGTTTCAACAAGTTTGGAATAAAGATTGGAATCAAATCTTTTTTCCATCCTTCCAAATCGCATGTGGGACAAATTTTTTAACCATTCAAAATAAGATACTGTTACCCCACCTGCATTTAAGTACATATCTGGAACAATCAAAATTCCTCTTTTAACTAATTCTTCCTCAGCATCCGCGGTTACCGGACCGTTTGCAGCTTCCCCAATAATCTTAGCTTTAATTCTAGACGCGTTTTCAACAGTAATTTGGCTTTCTAACGCAGCGGGTATCAAAATATCACACTCAAGTTCTAATGCTGAATCTCTTCTTTCCAATGTCTTCGTTCCAGGAAAGTTTAGAATCGAACCTGTTTCTTTACGAAATTCCAGTAGTTTTTTAATATCAATTCCATTTGGGTCATGTATGGAACCCTCATATTCTGCTACTCCTATCACTTTTACCCCTCCTTCTTCTTGCATGATAATACCTGAAAAAGAACCAACATTACCCATTCCCTGAATTACTACTGTCTTTCCCTTAAGTCCTTTAGTAAGACCCAGCTTCGTCATTGCTCCTTCTGTTTCACAAAGTTCTCTTAACCCATAAAATACGCCTCGACCAGTTGCTTCGTTTCTGCCTCTTATTCCATTTTGATTTACGGGTTTACCTGTAACACATCCTGAAGCATCAAT is part of the Candidatus Vicinibacter affinis genome and encodes:
- a CDS encoding TonB-dependent receptor, whose product is MRFIICLTFFLTLISASQAQKKFTINGYLTEKSTGESLVGANVYLKKNPAVGTVSNNYGFYSITLNEGFYDLVISYTGYNNIDLALELRSDTTIQIKLSEGVLMDEIVITSDELKKNLESNEMGTIDLSVESIKRLPALLGEIDALKALQLLPGVSSATEGTAGLYVRGGGPDQNLVLLDEAVVYNTGHLLGFFSVFNSDAIRNTRLIKGSMPAEYGSRISSVIDVQMKEGNDEYYSIDGGVGLISSRITAQGPVRKHKSSFILSARRTYALDLAQPFINQTNFAGTNYYFYDLNTKINFRFSKKDRLYLSGYFGRDVFKFKSGERAFSVELPYGNATSTLRWNHILKENLFANFSMIYNDYNFQLNGGQEEFQVRLNSGVRDFSIKSDLDYYPSPSHHIKTGLRHTYHQLTPNIVSATNGEVEFKSNLTKKFAHESELYLSDDWKLNSGLSVNYGLRLSAFVFLGPYKSSLQNIDFEKGQIVKTYFVPEPRFVFNKKLDKNSSLKGGFTLASQYLHLVSNSGSTLPTDIWVPSTELVKPQIGLQYALGYFRNLFSDQIEFSIETYFKDLRNQIDYRESYVEMFSSEVENEFVYGKGRAYGIEVFIRKKKGRLNGWVGYTLSKTERWYDGIENGRVFPAVFDRPHDLVVVGSYQIFKNWQLSSTFIYATGRAYTPIQSLFIIDARPNVEYGPRNSARLEDYHRLDLSVAYDNRDNHKKRFHSSWVFSIYNLYNRRNPFFIYTDLNSNILTGDAKARAVKVSIFTLIPSVVWNFYWDSNKSTSK
- a CDS encoding TraB/GumN family protein, with product MVRQCSLLWEFNNGNSGSGYLFGSIHINTEFVHSLLASLEPYIKGVDIVATEIHLDEVHQNLNPKYFSLPSGNSYQDYWSFSKIKKYELLIQKSLGFSLQDHCHLNPIILLNLLSLKITQSNLESSNFDELIWDYSKGIGKEMSGLEDINYHFDHLLKMTILEQFKMLDKALRNIKLWRRQLTKLLELYNLQETPKIYQSTKRRLGKLRKPFLYERNQTMVNALDDLLKRGSVFASVGASHFDGQFGMLKLLKDKNYKLRPVILKHSV
- a CDS encoding Lrp/AsnC family transcriptional regulator, with product MVEKLDKIDVKILNLLQENSKITNLELSKKIGLSPAPTLERVKKLEQTGVIESYHAKINPQKVDLSISTFVLVNVKWSKENALASFIERIKSINEIIECFVITGDADILMKVVCKDMQSYEALLFKKLSQIEEVERLKTLMNLSIIKENHLLPIEIE
- a CDS encoding Glu/Leu/Phe/Val dehydrogenase, translated to MSDISANSFLDSVNRNFDRAAGFTDIPKGILAQIRACNAVYEIRFPVRIGDEIQVIEAYRAQHSHHRLPTKGGIRYSQHVNKDEVEALAALMTYKCAIVDVPFGGAKGGVKINPWQYTEDQLERITRRYTTELIKKNFIGPGIDVPAPDYGTGPREMAWILDTYVTFKGGEIDASGCVTGKPVNQNGIRGRNEATGRGVFYGLRELCETEGAMTKLGLTKGLKGKTVVIQGMGNVGSFSGIIMQEEGGVKVIGVAEYEGSIHDPNGIDIKKLLEFRKETGSILNFPGTKTLERRDSALELECDILIPAALESQITVENASRIKAKIIGEAANGPVTADAEEELVKRGILIVPDMYLNAGGVTVSYFEWLKNLSHMRFGRMEKRFDSNLYSKLVETVENLSGKTISAKEKQFLTHGADEIDLVRSGLEETMVTSFQQIWEVYSTRQDIGSLRNAAFVVALEKISNDYANLGIFP